The sequence aggacgagcttacatgtcagtgattctctcgttaatacaggtgtgagtgttgacgagcacaaggctggagatcactctgtcatgctgattgtgtTTAAAtagcagactggaagcttcaaaaggagggtggtgcttggaatcattgttcttcctctgtcaatcatggttacctgcaaggaaacacatgccgtcattattgcgttgcacaaaaagggcttcacaggcaaggatattgctgccagtaagattgcacctaaatcaaccatttatcggatcatcaagaacttcaaggagagcggttcaattgttgtgaagaaggcttcagggcgtccaagaaagtccagcaagcgccaggcatggcagcaggcaggtgtgagtgcatctgcacacacagtgaggcgaagacttttggaggatggcctggtgtgaagaagggcagcaaagaagccacttctctccaggaaaaacatcagggacagactgatattctgcaaaaagtACAGAGAttagactgctgaggactggcgtaaagtaattttctctgatgaatctcctttccgattgtttggggcatccggaaaaaagcttatccggagaagacaaggtgagcgctaccatcagtcctgtgtcatgccaacagtaaagcatcctgagaccattcaagTGTGggtttgcttctcagccaagggagtggactctctcacaattttgcctaagaacacagccatgaataaagaatgataCCAACACATcccccgagagcaacttctcccaaccatccaggaacagtttggtgatgaacaatgccttttccagcatgatggagcaccttgccataaggctcggggaacaaaacatcgatattttgggtccatggccaggaaactccccagaccttaatcccattgagaccttgtggtcaatcctcaagaggcgggtggacaaacaaaaccccacaaattctgacaaactccaagcattgattatgcaagaatgggctgccatcagtcaggatgtggcccagaagttaattgacagcatgccagggcggattgcagaggtcttgaaaaagaaggttcaacactgcaaatattgactctttgcatcaacttcatgtaattgtcaataaacgcctttgacacttatgaaatgcttgtaattatacttcagtattccatagtaacatctgacaaaaatatctaaaagacactgaagcagcaaacttggtgaaaattaatatttgtgtcattctcaaaacttttggccaccaCTGTACACATTATTCTGAGACTGTACAACCAGCCAGCCTCTGGGAAGGTCCATTGGACAAAGGAAAAAGCATCAATTTCCTCATGGACTGCTCATTTTTTCCATTCAAAGTTACTACAAAATGATTGATACATGCTTTAAATACACAAGAAACAAAAACATACAGTTGGGAGTGACACTGAAGAGTGTTGTTGTACCGTTGGCCAGAGAACTAATTGCTATCTGTGCTGTGGTTATGGAGAGATGGCGAGTATTTTAAAAAGTTTATGGAGAGAACATCTGCACCACGTCTCGCTGGATAGCATTCCATTCTAGGAGACCTGTCGCCTGCTCTCAGGGCTTCATGACTCACTGTCGCTGTTCATCCGGATAGACAGAGGCTGTCTGAAACTTAACCAGCTGATTCGACCCATCCCGTCCCCTTCAGAACAGTGAGCGCAAGTCGTCAAGAACAGAGCAAAGGCAGCAGGTTTGTCAGAATAGAATCTGGCCATCACCAAAGATGTAAACATGACAAGGACGAAAAATGTGCAAAACGTACAATGAGGAGGGAGTTCGCAACGGTGATTATGTCATGGTAGGCGTTGGTCACGCTAAACGAGCTACTGCCTCTCAACAGAGTATTAGATTACGTTTCTCTGGAGTTCAAGAGGGGTAAGGGTTATCACAAAACTCACATTCAACATCAATGTGGGAAGTAGCTTGCATCAATGGTGCTTACATTTTGTGAAGAGTAGAACACATTCTTCACTTTGAAGATTCAAAAAGGCAAGAAAAAAAAAACTCGCCCACCAACCGGATAATAAGGCACTTACTAGGTCTAGATCAAACCCATACAAGTAATATAAGAACACTTTTTTGTCATTCATAGACGCAATATACAATGTAGTGTACGATCGTGGCGCATTCAACCGGAAATATCCAACAATGTGATCAGGCGTTTGTAGTGCACGCGCGTTAGATTTCATAGTGTATAAAAAGGCTGTCTTTAATAAAGCTTGGTCTATCCCAATTAGACTTGCTTACATACTGTTTGTAATACATGTCATCTGTGTCACGTGGTCATATTTACACGAGGAACATGCATCGATTGcatagagtaaaaaaaaaaaaacgaagaaATCTCAGGGGACTCCCATTTCCTCCTACATACCTCAGATGCGATAGCGCTTAGCATTTATTCCAACCTGTAGTTAAATGACGAGCCTGCGCCCCTCGATGCGGTGACACTGCTGACCAGTTTTGACAGAGAGGAGTACACAGTccatctcaatgctagaggtcCGGGGTCTCTGGTGCCACTGTCAGTCCACGCTCTGCCGCCTTCACCGCGCCAAACTGTGCAATACTCAGCAGCACTCAAACTACACCGGCACTAGAGTGAGCAGCCATTCAGCACCACCAACTCAACAGGACTGAACGCttgtctgtgtctgcatttgACTGTGTTTAGAGACTTAAGACAGAGCCTGGCCGTGGCATACTGCTCAAATAAAACCCAAGGCATTCATTCTTGTAGTACAAATAGTCTTGGCTGAAACGGACGTCTGTGCATAAAAGTAGCAGAATGTCCTTACAAATAAACGCTGTGCTCTGACTGGACACAGGAAGGGCTCTAGGCTTATGGGAGGCAGATGAGTGCTTAAAAAGTGGAGACTAAGTAGTGGACAGTTGAGTAACAGAAATCAGGGGATAGGCTAGCCTGTATGAAAGGCCATCCTCCAGGTCATTCCGTGTTGCATACAATTAGCCTATCCCATGACAGTTTATCCAAAGGATCATCGGCAGAGGATATATTTGGTCAAAGCACCTTTCTCATACGAGTCAAAGCCTGTCCACTCCTCAATGCAAACCTAGCCAGGGGAGCACCGAGGTCGGACAAACAAAACCTTCCAGATTGTTTTGTAACAGTTTGTGGTGGTGTGGGCTGAGGGACTGGATTACAGCCCCAACCCATCATCCACAGGGACTGATTGTAGCTGGGTGAGGATCTTGGGGTCTCCATCCATTTCCACTGGGTCCGCCAACGGCGACCCCCTGTCCACATCCTGTTCTGGAGAGGGGCTGCCTAGTAGCAGGGCCTCGCCTCCAGGTAGGTCCAGCAGAGGCGGGTCCTCGGGCAGATCTCCCTTCCCACGGACGTCAAACATAGTCAGGCTGgcagaggtggagagggggacAGGGCTCCAGGTGGTGTGGGAGAGCTGAGTGGTGGGGGTCACTCCGCTGCACATGGGGCTGAGGGAGAGCATGCTCTCTGGGGTGAGGGCATTGGGAGGAGTGTGGGAGGCAGAGAGGTCCAGGGTGTGTGGGGAGGTGGTGGAGAGGGGCTGGTTGGTGGGGACACCCATCTCAGGAGTGCAGTAGAGCGGAGAGGAGTTGATGAAGCAGAGGGGGGACGTCTCTAGGGTGTTGGACGTTGGGACGGAGGTGGAGACTGGGAGGAGGGTAGGTGTAGGGTGGATGACAGGGTTGAGGGTGAGTCCAGGGCCTACTCCGTTGGTGGGGTGGGTAGAAGCCTCAGGGACGGGTTTCATGGGCAGGCTGCCGAACTGGATGCCAGCTGGGAtagttaggatcagcttgccgTTCTGGTAACTCAGGATGGGGCTTCCACCATAGAGGAGATTCCctacaggacagaggagaggtggaaaTGGAGGAATTAGTAGGGAAGTAGTAGTGGGAAATATGTTAGCATTTCATCAACCAACAATGACATAGCTATATTTTCCCTAAAAAGCAAATGACTCAGTAATGTCAGACACCCGGAGAAGACTGACTGTCGATAGCACAAGAGGAGGCCATTCTCTTGCTAGAACAAAAAAGACACCTCCTGTTGCGTACCGACGAACTCGACGTTCTTCACGACATGAATCTGAGACGATCAGAGAGCACGGACCTCCTGTAGGGTAGCCAAAAAGACAACTATGGGTAGCTGCAGTCCAACATGGCAACCGGAGTATGGGCAAGTGGATGTGTCAAAAAGGCGTGGGTGTAtggtaaaaaaaacagataattgAGCAGATTTGTTGCCACTAAAGACCATTTCGCGTGGCTGATTGGGCTGCACAACAAGTCGATAAGCCAGCGACCGGTGTTGTATGGACCGGTGTTGTATGGACCGGTGTTGTATGGACATGCCCGCTGACCTGAGACCTGCTCATGATACCACGGTCGTGTCACCCCTCCCATGATTTTATTTGAATTAGGATAGTAACCTACACAAGAAATAACTAATATTGATAACCATCTAGATGTCACCTTAATACATGCACATACAGTCCAGATcagaggtattcaactcttaccctatgagATCTGGAGCCTGCtgtttttctgttctacctgataattaattgctcGCACCTGAtgacccaggtctaaatcagtccctgattagaggggagcAATGAAaacatgcagtggaactggcttcgaggtccagggACCTAGGTAAATGGGGAGGGCATAAACGGCAGCAACACCAGGACACAGTGCCCTTTGCTCCCGCTTGACAAGCATTACTGTCCAGCAACGGCGTGGGAAGTAGCTACCGAGTATCAGGGTAACAGTCACAGTAAGCACacgcctttatttaactaggcaagtcagattaaaaacattctaattttcaatgatggcctaggaacgggggttaactgccttgttcaggggggattcgtttttgcaaccttccggttactagtccaacactctaaccacctgccttacattgcactccacgaggagcctgcatggcaggctgactacctgttacgtgagggcagcaagaagccaaggtaagttgctagctagcattaaacttatcttataaaaaacaatcaatcttaacataatcactagttaactacacatggttgatgatattactagtttatctaacatgTCCTGCgatgcatataatcgatgcggagcctgttaatttctcatcgaatcacagcctacttcgacaaacgggtgatgatttaacaagcgcatttgcgaaaaaagcactgtcgttgcaccaatgtacctaaccataaacatcaatgcctttctttaaaatcaatacacaagtatatatttttaaacctgcatatttagttaatattgcctgctaacatgaatttgtgtcacttctctagcgttccgtgcaagcagtcagggtatatacagcagttagGGCTGCCTAGCTTGcggactgtgtgaagtccatttattcctaacgaaggccgtaattaatttgccagaattgtacagaattatgacataacattgaaggttgtgcaatgtaacaggaatatttagacttagggatgccacctgttagataaaatacggaaaggttcagtatttcactgaaataataaacgtttcgttttcaaaatgatagtttccggattcgagcatattaatgaccaaaggctcgtatttctgtgttatgttataattaagtctatgatttgatatagcagtctgactgagcgatggtatacaaattgtatagagagaaatagtcctttaattcctataataactacaacctaaaacttcttacctgggaatattgaagactcatgttaaaaggaaccaccagctttcatatattctcatgttctgagcaaggaacttaaacgttaactttttaacatggcacatattgcacttttactttcttctccaacactttgtttttgcattatttaaaccaaattgaacatgtttcattatttatttgaggctaaattgatagtatttatgtattatattaagttaaaataagtgttcattcagtattgttgtaattgtcattattacaaagaaatttaaaaaatatataaaaacttggccgattaatcggtatcggcttttttttgggtcctccaataatcagtattggcgttgaaaaatcataatcggtcgacctctagcatcAACAGAAGACAAGGAAAAAAGGCACTTTTCCTAGTGACATCTATCCCACGTTAGCTTGCTAATTGAGCCAGGCAGTCACAACACTTCATATGAAACACATTGGGTGGTAAGTGCAGCACACTGCACATAACACTAGCTGCTTTaccaagctagctatctagctagcactttatcatgactctcagttccattacacagctgtatggatctgtacaaaACTGCTATACTAAATGTACTGTATCTTTTTGATTTGAAGGATTCTTTCTCGCTGATGAAATATAAGGGTCATATGTTTCAAAAAGCCGTATCGCAAGCGATGATTATTGACATTTCTAAACCTTAAAACACAGTGCCCAGGATTGTAGTTCACAAAATATTCGTAGGCGAAGCAAATGGCTGAAAACTAAGGAGAAGCCAGAATGCCGCCTAGAGTTTGTGAGCTAGCCATCTAGCAAGATGATGAATAAACAATTTAATTCACTATCCCATACTGCCAGTGCCAGTTccgttgctagctaacgttagctaaacagTTAGGATAACCATTTGCCAGTTAGCAcaacaaagctagctagctactccacTGATTGTTGGCGGCTAACAGTCAGCTGCTtcattcaaaaacaaatccaTGTTGATTTAATTACTAATGTTGCTAGCTACTCAAGTTATCTAGTTGTGGCCATCTGGCTAGTAACAACATGGGCttactacaaattctagctagctagtaatAACATTAGCACACCTTGATAGTTAGCCAACATTAGCTATCAGGCAAAAGCCAAACAAAGCTTTAAAAAAGCTACTGCCACCTTGTGGTCTGGAGTATTTTAACGATCTGATCAGCGGTTGATCTGTATGATGTGAACAACAAAAAGTTGAATGCCGACAGTACCCAAGTACCAATCGGcagtcagtcttctcagtgtgtccGAGTCTTAAGTTACCTGGCGAGGCGGAGGGGAGCTGAATGACCCCAGAGTTGAGGAGCTGGACACCAGGAGCCATGCTGGTCGGGGGGCCTACAGTCTGGAGGGGTCCCAGCTGGTTTATCCTGAAGGGCCCCTGAGTCATCCCACCTCCAGGGGCCGAGGTTAGGATCTGGAAGGCTCCACCAGATCCAGATAGGGAAGGGGTGGACGGGCCCACCTGAGGGAAGGAGAGTTGTCCCGTGGAGGAGACAGGCACCAGCTGGGGCAGGGAGAGGGGAACCAAATGGCCTGGGGTTGTCTCTTTGGACTGAGAGATGATCTGGTGATGGCCTAGTGGGGACTGGATCTGGGTCAGAGTGGGGATGGTAGCTGAGGTCTGGTCACCCAGCTGGAGTGTGAGTCCCTGGGGGAGCTGTCCGTTGGGGAGCTGGGAAAGGGAGAGGATGGTGGTTCCCTCTCCCAACGTAGAGGAACTAGTATGATGCTGGGGGAGGGGTTGGGCGAGGCGGGGGGCGATGTTCAGAGTCTGGTGGGCCTGGAACTGGGAGAGGGTGccctgggggagagaggaggtgaggggggacACAGGGATTAACTGGGGACACTGGGACACCTGGCCTCCAGGTGTGTGTTGGACCAGTTGGGATACGGGGACACCCTGGATGGAGGGCACCACCTGAGGCAGGGAGAATACCTGTGGGGTGGAGTAGCTGTAGGAGGACACCACCTGGCAGATGGAGCTGGAGGGGGTGAGCTGAGAACCAGCCGTGGCAAACACCACATACTCCCCCTGCTGGCTGGGGAGGCCCACTACAGGGCTGGAGATGACCACGCCCGGAGAGGACATAGAGACCGGAAGGGTGAGGGTGTCGGAAAGGCAGCCATTTTGAGTCAGAaccagggagggaagggaggtggGGGAGAATGTTGAGGGGGAAgacaaggaggaagaggagggggaaggagagactgTCTGGATGTCCCCTGCTTTGAGAACAATCCCCTCTGAGACATTGATGAAGTCCAGGGTGGGGATGGTTGAGGGGTTCGTCAGGCTTACATTGTCCGTCTTAAGATCCTGTgtcagagggagggagatggcagAGCTGGGCTGGGCCTCCATGGCCATAACCCCCTGGCCCTCAAGACCCATATCCTGCACAACCTCACTGCTCTTGGATATGACCTGCGCTCCATTGAAGAGCAGAGGTGAGTTAGCCGATATGGGGCTGAGGGTAACCGTG comes from Salmo salar chromosome ssa20, Ssal_v3.1, whole genome shotgun sequence and encodes:
- the LOC123729237 gene encoding homeobox protein SIX5, whose protein sequence is MASLSLESAEQSENSTEESTQEAAPVKEETDPDEVSEQLLKTFQNSALSFSTDQVACLCEALLQAGNVDRLWRFLSTIPPSAELLRGNETLLKAQALVAFHREEFKELYAILESHDFHPSNHGFLQDLYLQARYKEAERSRGRSLGAVDKYRLRKKFPLPKTIWDGEETVYCFKEKSRNALKECYKGNRYPTPDEKKNLAKVTGLSLTQVSNWFKNRRQRDRTPSGTNSKSESDGNHSTDDEGDDISDKPEDIVGSTASISLSGTPCSTGGQLFLNGAGGFLTASHPLLINGGSLISGAGGGVIINGLTLSDGHTVTLSPISANSPLLFNGAQVISKSSEVVQDMGLEGQGVMAMEAQPSSAISLPLTQDLKTDNVSLTNPSTIPTLDFINVSEGIVLKAGDIQTVSPSPSSSSLSSPSTFSPTSLPSLVLTQNGCLSDTLTLPVSMSSPGVVISSPVVGLPSQQGEYVVFATAGSQLTPSSSICQVVSSYSYSTPQVFSLPQVVPSIQGVPVSQLVQHTPGGQVSQCPQLIPVSPLTSSLPQGTLSQFQAHQTLNIAPRLAQPLPQHHTSSSTLGEGTTILSLSQLPNGQLPQGLTLQLGDQTSATIPTLTQIQSPLGHHQIISQSKETTPGHLVPLSLPQLVPVSSTGQLSFPQVGPSTPSLSGSGGAFQILTSAPGGGMTQGPFRINQLGPLQTVGPPTSMAPGVQLLNSGVIQLPSASPGNLLYGGSPILSYQNGKLILTIPAGIQFGSLPMKPVPEASTHPTNGVGPGLTLNPVIHPTPTLLPVSTSVPTSNTLETSPLCFINSSPLYCTPEMGVPTNQPLSTTSPHTLDLSASHTPPNALTPESMLSLSPMCSGVTPTTQLSHTTWSPVPLSTSASLTMFDVRGKGDLPEDPPLLDLPGGEALLLGSPSPEQDVDRGSPLADPVEMDGDPKILTQLQSVPVDDGLGL